In a genomic window of Amphiprion ocellaris isolate individual 3 ecotype Okinawa chromosome 13, ASM2253959v1, whole genome shotgun sequence:
- the p2rx3a gene encoding P2X purinoceptor 3a, whose protein sequence is MGSVVWGCVTDFFTYETTKSVVVKSWSVGIINRIVQLLIITYFVGWVFIHEKAYQVTDTGIESSVMTKVKGFGYHNNRVMDVADYVFPPQGAGIFCIMTKLIITEDQFQGRCAETGSRFSCETDKDCDKHLGSILSNGVITGACIKNANEPKGWCEIEGWCPAENDSVTVKPMLDVKNFTIFIKNSIRFPLFDVTRGNFPSSMTSDQIKRCTYHPEQNPFCPIFRVGDVLNYTGQDVADLSAKGGEIGINIQWKCNLDQSIEKCVPQYSFTRLDAPFAKNAVSKGYNFRFAKYFKTDNGTEFRTLHKAYAIRFDVMVTGNAGKFDTIPTLINLVAAFTSVGLGTVLCDVILLNFLKGADQYKAKKFEEVSERQIEASLAQSPGSQLSLKPGIKSSSDSGAISLSICDQPM, encoded by the exons ATGGGCTCCGTGGTGTGGGGCTGCGTCACTGACTTCTTCACCTACGAGACCACCAAGTCTGTGGTGGTCAAGAGCTGGTCTGTGGGAATCATCAACCGGATCGTACAGCTGCTCATCATCACATATTTTGTTGG CTGGGTCTTCATCCATGAGAAAGCCTATCAGGTGACCGACACCGGCATCGAGTCCTCCGTAATGACCAAAGTAAAAGGCTTTGGTTACCATAACAACCGTGTGATGGATGTGGCCGACTACGTCTTCCCTCCTCAG GGTGCAGGTATTTTCTGCATCATGACCAAACTCATCATCACTGAGGACCAGTTCCAAGGACGATGTGCAGAG ACCGGCTCAAGGTTTTCTTGTGAGACAGATAAAGACTGCGACAAACATTTGGGTTCTATCCTCTCCAACG GTGTAATAACCGGAGCTTGCATTAAAAACGCAAATGAGCCGAAGGGTTGGTGTGAGATTGAAGGATGGTGTCCAGCTGAGAATGACAGCGTCACCGT CAAACCAATGCTGGATGTGAAAAATTTCACCATCTTTATCAAAAACAGCATTCGCTTCCCGCTCTTTGATGTCACCAG agggAACTTTCCTTCCTCAATGACGTCCGACCAGATCAAGAGATGCACCTACCATCCAGAACAAAACCCCTTCTGCCCCATCTTCCGTGTGGGAGATGTGCTGAATTACACCGGACAGGATGTAGCCGATCTGTCAGCAAAG GGAGGAGAAATAGGAATAAACATCCAGTGGAAGTGCAACCTGGACCAGAGCATTGAGAAATGTGTACCTCAGTACTCTTTCACGAGACTGGATGCTCCGTTTGCCAAGAATGCCGTCTCCAAAGGATACAACTTCAG atttgcCAAATATTTCAAGACAGACAACGGGACGGAATTTCGGACTCTTCACAAAGCGTATGCAATCCGCTTTGATGTGATGGTCACTGGCAAT GCAGGAAAGTTTGACACAATCCCAACCCTGATCAACCTGGTCGCTGCCTTCACCTCAGTCGGACTG GGTACGGTTCTCTGTGATGTTATCTTGCTGAACTTCTTGAAAGGTGCAGACCAGTACAAAGCCAAGAAGTTTGAGGAG GTGTCAGAAAGGCAGATAGAAGCGTCTCTTGCTCAGAGTCCAGGCAGCCAGCTGTCACTTAAACCAGGTATCAAGAGCTCGTCTGACTCTGGAGCCATTTCTCTCTCCATCTGTGACCAACCTATGTGA
- the ssrp1a gene encoding FACT complex subunit SSRP1a: MGDTLEFNEIYQEVKGSWNDGRLRFSKQNVVYKSSKTGKVDSIPAGELNMAQWRRVCLGHGIKLGTSTGHIYKYDGFRDTDFEKISEFFKANYKLDLTEKDMCVKGWNWGTAKFSGPLLSFDVNDSTAFEIPLSNVSQCATGKNEVTLEFHQNDDTEVSLMEVRFYVPPSQADERQDPVEAFAQNVLSKADVIQATGDAVCIFKELQCLTPRGRYDIRIYPTFLHLHGKTFDYKIPYTTVLRLFLLPHKDQRQMFFVISLDPPIKQGQTRYHFLILLFSKEEDINLTLNMSEEDVERRFEGKLSKNMSGSLYEMVSRVMKALVNRKITVPGNFQGHSGAQCITCSYKASSGLLYPLERGFIYVHKPPVHLRFEEISCVNFARGTTTTRSFDFEIETKQGNQYTFSSIEREEYGKLFDFVNAKKLNIKNRGFKEGMKGKIDEYSDSDDDQHDAYLERMKAEGKIREEGNDSDDSDGGSDESFNPGEEDDDIAEEYDSNASASDSSDEGDESEDESAKKKKVKKAKVVKEKKERKPRKEKKQKDSGGPKRPMSAYMLWLNSSRERIKSENPGISITEISKKAGEMWRQLGKDEKEEWETKAGEAKRQYDKAKKEYKESGGGSTSSSKKESKKSGGKKDEKKRKSAGGDKDRERGGGNDSFKSKEFIETSEESSSDSDHKSKSKRKKESEEEEEEAVSTPASSEEESD, translated from the exons ATGGGAGACACGCTGGAGTTTAACGAGATCTACCAGGAAGTTAAAGGCTCCTGG AATGATGGGCGACTGCGTTTCAGCAAGCAAAATGTGGTTTACAAGAGCAGCAAGACGGGGAAGGTGGACAGCATCCCAGCTGGCGAGCTCAACATGGCCCAGTGGAGACGAGTGTGCTTAGGTCACGGCATCAAACTCGGCACCAGCACAGGACACATCTACAAATATGACGGCTTCAGGGACACA GACTTTGAGAAGATTTCTGAGTTTTTCAAGGCGAACTACAAGCTGGACCTGACAGAGAAGGACATGTGTGTGAAGGGCTGGAACTGGGGAACAGCCAAGTTCTCTG GTCCGCTGCTATCGTTCGATGTCAATGACAGCACAGCGTTCGAGATCCCGCTGTCCAACGTGTCACAGTGCGCCACAGGGAAGAACGAAGTCACTCTGGAGTTTCACCAGAATGACGACACAGAGGTCTCCCTCATGGAGGTCCGATTCTACGTTCCACCTAGCCAGGCCGATGAACGACAAGACCCTGTGGAG GCATTTGCCCAGAATGTGTTGTCTAAGGCGGATGTGATCCAGGCTACTGGAGACGCTGTGTGTATCTTCAAAGAGCTGCAGTGTCTTACACCTAGAGGAAG atATGACATTCGTATCTACCCGACGTTCCTTCACCTGCATGGTAAGACTTTTGACTACAAGATTCCCTACACCACCGTCCTCCGTCTCTTCCTGCTGCCACACAAGGATCAGAGGCAGATGTTCTTTGTG ATCAGTCTGGATCCTCCCATCAAGCAGGGTCAGACACGTTATCACTTTCTCATTCTGCTCTTCTCCAAAGAAGAGGATATCAACCTCACTCTTAACATGAGCGA AGAGGATGTGGAGCGTCGTTTTGAGGGTAAACTAAGTAAGAATATGTCTGGATCTCTCTATGAGATGGTCAGCAGGGTGATGAAGGCCCTGGTCAACCGCAAGATCACTGTACCTGGAAACTTTCAAGG ccACTCCGGGGCTCAGTGCATCACTTGCTCCTACAAGGCATCTTCAGGCCTCCTCTATCCCCTGGAAAGAGGCTTCATCTACGTCCACAAGCCTCCTGTTCACCTGCGCTTTGAGGAGATTTCCTGTGTCAACTTCGCCAGAGGCACCACCACGACACGTTCCTTTGACTTTGAGATTGAAACCAAGCAGGGAAATCAGTACACTTTCAGCAGCATTGAGAG AGAGGAGTATGGCAAACTGTTTGACTTTGTTAATGCCAAGAAGCTCAACATCAAGAACAGAGGGTTCAAAGag GGCATGAAGGGTAAGATTGACGAGTACAGCGACTCAGACGATGACCAGCATGACGCCTACCTGGAGAGGATGAAGGCTGAGGGCAAGATCAGAGAGGAGGGCAACGACAGCGATGATTCGGATGGCGGAAGTG ATGAGTCATTTAACCCTGGAGAGGAAGATGATGACATTGCAGAGGA GTACGACAGCAATGCTTCAGCAAGCGACAGCAGTGATGAAGGTGACGAAAGCGAAGATGAGAGTgcgaagaagaaaaaagtcaaaaaagccaaagtggtgaaggagaaaaaagaaaggaagccACGGAAAGAg AAGAAGCAGAAGGATAGCGGTGGCCCCAAGAGGCCGATGAGTGCCTACATGCTTTGGCTCAACTCCAGCCGCGAGCGAATCAAGTCAGAAAACCCCGGCATCTCTATCACAGAGATCTCTAAGAAGGCCGGAGAGATGTGGAGACAACTGGGCAAAGACGAGAAGGAG GAGTGGGAAACAAAAGCAGGCGAGGCGAAGCGGCAGTACGACAAAGCAAAGAAAGAGTACAAAGAGAGCGGCGGAGGATCAACTTCCAGTTCCAAGAA AGAGAGTAAAAAATCTGGAGGCAAAAAGGACGAGAAGAAGAGGAAGTCTGCCGGAGGAGACAAGGACAGGGAACGAGGAGGAGGCAACGACAGCTTCAAGAGCAAAGAATTCATCGAGACCAGCGAGGAGAGCTCATCAGATTCTGACCACAAGAGCAAgtccaagaggaagaag GAatcagaagaagaggaggaggaagcagtgTCCACACCTGCCAGCTCAGAGGAAGAATCcgactaa